TGCGGGTGATGTAGCGGGTCCGAACGATGATTTGCGCCGCCTCCTTGCGCTCTGCACGCCAGCGCGGCCGCGGTTGGCCTCGCGCTGGAGCTCGGCGCGCGCTTGGTACTCGGCCTGAGCGCGGGCATAGCCGGCCCGGTCAGCGTCGTGCAGAATCTTCCAGGCGCCAGCGGCGAGCGCCAGCAGCACCAGGGCGACAGCCATGAGCTTGGCAGTGAGGCTCATTGCTTCCGCCAGGGGCAGTTCACCGCGTGGTGCCCTACTCGCCCGCAGAAGCAGCAGGCGTCGCTGGTGGCATCAGCGCCTTCTGCGCCACGTTGGCCACGAAGTAGCCAGCCGTGACGCTGCCCCGAATCGTGAGCAATCCAGCTTGGTCGAGCAGCCCGAACCAGCGCATTGCCGGCGCCATCATGAGCAGGTAGCAGGCGATGCCGAACTTGCGGCTTGCCAGTTTGGCGGTCATGTCGTTCATGCGATGCACAGCCCATATTCAGCCTCGCGGCGGTTGACAAGGCCTGGCAGTTGCTTGCCGCCGGCGTAGACTCAGCGCTTTAGCTCGGCGCACCACTCAAGCGGCTGTGCACCGGCGTTGGCCTTCTGGACGAGCGTTGAGCCGCATAACTTGCCGCGACCTACGTTAAACGTGAAGCTCAGCAGGGCCACCTTTTGCCCGTCGGTCAGCGGGATCTGCACGCAATCGAGATCGTCGGCATGCTTGGGTCGCGGTAGGTGCGCAGCAACGTGCCCTCGTGTGTGGCAACGAAGGCGGCTGCAGCGGCGGCGACAACACCAATCTTCGCTGCGAGCCGAGCCTTTGAGCTCATTGCAAATCGCCCGGCCTGGTGAACTTGCCTTCAGCCCAGCGCTCAGCTTCACTCCCCATTCGCGTCGCCGGCCCCCGCTGTCACCACCAATGCCCCAGCCGCATCAAAGGCCAAGCCCTTGAGCGCACGAGTCACCGCATTGGGGAGAACGGGGCTCGCTGGATCGCCGGCGGGGAATCGCAGGCTGTTGTCCAGAGTCAACCCTTTGTCCTGGATCATCATCACGACCCGGTCGAAATCACGGTTCACGATGGGCTGCCCGACACGCTTCAGCCTCTGTCGGGAAGCCTGCGCAGGCTACGCCGAATCTCACGGCGGCACGTCGAATTGGAGCCACCACGACGAGAAAAACAAGCGGTGACTCCTGCATGTGAATGTGCCGTAACGTGGGCCGCGTAAGTGCCCACGACCAATCCTCCGACGCCCGCCCAGCGCGGGCTTTTTCACGCCGATCTGAACCTGGACGACTCGCGTGAACGCTCCATCGCATGTGAAAACTTCACATTTCGCATCATTTTTTCTATATATTGGTACGCCCCTGTATGCCGAGGTCCTCCAAGGAGCGTGCGATGGAGTCGGATTTTCATCTTCACAAGGTCCAAGTGCTCAGTCCGAAGGCTGCAAAGATTGCATTGCGGATGCTGGATGCCGATCCCGACATTCCCGTCGAATCAATCCTGGCGCTACGGCCGGCCTTGGTCGAGCGTTGCACTAAAGCTGAGCCTTTCGGGACCACCGACTGGATGACGATTGCCGCGATCGATCGCCCGGCTATTCGGCGAGTTGCCGGGCTCTTCGAAAGCCGCGAACAACGGCACGCTCGACTCTGGGTCACAAGCCTGCGCCAAGCCACCCAGAAAGCCCCGCGATCCGAGCCTGCCGACACCGCGCATCACTCACTTTGAAGAGCGCTCTCGACGAGGCCGCCACGACTGCACCAGATCCGGATCAGCGGCGCTCGTGAAAGGCCTGTGACGACAGGCGTCTTCTGTTGCCGCGCTTCTTGCGGTGGTTCATTATCGGCGCCGGCACCGCGCAGCCTCGTTGACGCGAGAATGGGTGCGACTTCTGTCGAGCGAGTCGAAGAACCCCCCAGAACTCTGGAGCACACCGACAACATCGACCCGGACCAGTCCATCGATAAGCGCGCGCGTCGAGAACCGCCGTTTCCACTGGATGTTCGCCCTCGGGCGGCTGGCGTGCGAGCTGTGGTGGATTCGTCGGCCTGCGATGTCCTCGACCGAAACGAAGCCCATTCCCATGACCGCACGACTTTCCGCCCCGCACGAGCGCGCCGTCCTAATCGGCCGCTTCCAGCCCTTCCATAACGCGCACCACGCCCTGCTGCGAAAGGCGCTGGACGCGGCGTCGCGCGTGGTGGTGGTGATCGGATCGGCCTTCCAGGCACGATCGCCGAAGAACCCCTTCACCTGGCAGGAACGCGCGGAAATGATCCGCCTGGCCCTCGCCGAGGCCGACCGCCCGCGCTTGCTCTTCGTGCCGATGCGCGACCACGTCGACGAGGAGCGCTGGTTCGCCGAGGTGCGCTTGGCAATCGATGCGGCGCTCGCCGCGAAGGGTGCGGCGCCTGCAACGGCCGACTCGACGGTGCTCGTCGGCCATGTGAAGGACGCCACGCGCGACTACCTGCACGGCTTCGAGGGCTGGACGCTGCAGACCGCCGAACGCGTCCACAGCGCAAGCGCGGCCACCGTGCGCGGTGCGATCTTCGGCGGTGCAAAGGAGGCGCCCGAGATACTGGCACGCGCGGTGCCCGCCGGCACGCTCGCCTTCTTGCGCCCCTGGATGGCGACACCGCTGCATGCGGCGCTGGCGCAGGAATGGGAGCTCCTGCGCCAACATGACGCGGCATGGTCGGTGGCGCCCTACCCGGTGGTGCTGGTCACGGTGGACTGCGTCGTGAAGTGCAGCGAACACGTGCTGCTGATTCGCCGCGGCCATTCACCCGGGAAGGGGCTGCACGCCTTGCCGGGCGGCTTCCTGGAACTGCGCGAGACCACTCTGCAGTCGGCGCTGCGCGAGCTCGAGGAGGAAACGCACCTGGCGCTGCCGGCCGCCGAACTGCTCGCCTGCCTCGCCCGCACGGAAGTGTTCGATCGACCTGATCGCAGCCAGCGCGGCCGCACGATCACCCACGGCCACTTCTTCGACCTGGGCGACCGGCATCCGCTGCCTGCCGTACGCGCGGACGACGACGCGGCTGCTGCGGAGTGGATCCCTATTACCGCCCTGCTGGGCCTGGAAGACCGGCTGCTGGACGATCACTTCCAGATGCTCGACCATTTCCTGGGCCTCCTGCCGCGCCCCGCCATTGACGCTTGAGGCGTCCTCTGGGCCGCGGCAAAGGCACGGGCGCTAGCCGCAGCGTATGCCCACCACGCGGCCGTTCGGCTCGATGTCGACGATCAGCCGTGCGGCATCGAAAGGTGTGTCGGGGTCGGTCGCCAGCACGAGGCGTGCTCGGCGGGCTCCCGTGCGCATGCGCATTTCCTCCAGCAGTGGAGCGGTGATGCGCCGGCCGAGCCCGAAGCGGGCACGCGCCGCGGTGCAGCGCGCAGGCGCGTCGACAAAGGCCGGCGGTGGCCGGGCTTCCGATGAGAGTGGCCGCGGCTCGCCGCGGAACTGGCAGCCGCCCAATATGACGAGCGACAGCAGAAGCAGCGCGCGGTACACAGGCAGCCCCGTCCGCGTCCGGGCCTCACAGCCGGTGCATGAGGTGGCCGTCGGCTTGGTCGCTGGCCGCGCCCCCTGCGGCCGATCGGACCTTGTTGGCGTGCTTGCGGACGCTCAGGACCACCACCGCCCACAGTACCACCTGCATGATCACGAAATGAACCAGCAGGGTCGGAACGTCCACCCGTCCCGCCGGGGCCTGCATCGTCGCAACGGCCAGGAAGAAGAAGGCCAGAATGCAAAAAGGCCGGAACCAATGCGACCTGCGTACATGCGCAAGGCGCAGGATCCAGGGAACGCCGGGGAAGCGCCGAAGTCGACGGCCCTGGGCCTCAGCCTCCTGCAGAAAAGGAACGATGAGAAAGTTGATGGCAATCAACAGAAGAAGCGTGTCCATGAGCTCGTCCAGTCGCTGAATAGGCGCGAATGATGCCGACCGCTGGCCCGAGCGAGAGGTGCGCTGCAACAATTGGTGAGATTCACCGGACGACGGCGCGCAAGAGCGGGAAATGATTCACGCGGCGAGGCGTTTCGATGCATTCAGCAGCTCGATCCGGTCCTGCTGTAGGCCACGACCCACGCCGGCGCATTGCCTTCTCCGGCAGGAGAGGAGTGGACCCGCGTCTAAGCTGCATGAACTGCAAACGCCAAGGTCTTCTGATCTTGCGAGAGCATCCTCCTGTACAGACAGCTCGACAGTTTCCTCCTCCCCGGCGCCCATGGCGCCGTTGCACAGCGCCCTGCGGGGCGCTGTTTTTTTGGGATGGCGACAGCCGCTGCCTCAGTGCGTCTCCCGCCACAAGGCCTGCACGTCCGCATGCAGCGACAGCGCCCAGGCCCGCCGGTCGCGGCCCCACGAGGGCTGAGGCTTTCCGAATCGCACGATTGCGAGGAGCGGCGGCGCCTTCAGCACCTTCCATAGCGAGGTAGGGAGGTTGTCCTCGCCGATGTAGCGCGGCGCCAGGCTGATCTCGCCAGTGGCGGCGTCGGCGAAGCGCAGGGCCATCGGCTGCACGGGCGCTCCCGATGAAATGGCGGCCTGCAGCAGGTTGGCATGGAAAGGGAGCACGGTGTTGCCGTCGCCGGTGGTGCCCTCTGGAAACACCGCGATCACGTCGCCCTCGCTGAGCGCCTCGGTCATGCTGTGCACCACGCGCAGCGCGTCGCGCCGGCGCTCGCGCTCGATATAAAGGGTGCCGGCGCCATTGGCCAAGGTACCGACCAGCGGCCAGTACTGGACGTTCGCCTTGGAGACGAAGCGCACGTGCCGCGCGGCGTGGACGGTGATGATGTCCAGCCACGACACATGATTGCTCACCACCAGGAGCGGCCCGCCCTGGGGCGGCGTGCCCTGCACCACGAGGCGGATGCCCATGATCGCGAGCATTCGCGCCGCCCAGGCCTGCACTCGCTGCTCGCGCTCGGCCTGGGAGAGCTTGGGGAACTTGGTGCGGATGGCCCACCAGCCGACATGCGCGTGAGCCAGCGCACGTATGAGCTTCAGGAACGCGGACAAGGACTGCATCGGGCGGCGATCGACCTCAACCGTGGACGATCCGCCCGCCGACCAGCGTGTGGCGCGGCTTGCCGCGCAAGGCATACCCGCCGAAGGGCGTGTGCTTGCCCTGGCTGCGCAGCGACTCGGGTAGGACCTGCCATTCGAGCGCGGGGTCGACGACGCAGACATCCGCCACCCCGCCCGGTGCCAATCGCCCTGCTTCGGTGGCCCCGATCAGCCGGGCGGGGGCAGCAGTCACCACTTCGATCGCGCGCAGCAGCCCCGCGCCGCTCTGCTCGCCCCACTGCAGCGCCAGCGGCAGCAGCAGTTCGAGCCCCGTTGCGCCCGGCTCGCTCTCGGCGAAGGGCAGGGTCTTGGCGTCGGCCTCGACCGGCGTGTGGTCGGACACCAGCGCGTCGATGGTGCCGTCGGCCAGCGCGGCCGAGAGTGCATCTCGGTCGCGCTGCTGGCGCAGCGGCGGATTGAGGCGAGCACGGCTGTCGAAGTAGCCGATGTCGGTGTCGGCCAGGTGCAGCGAGTTGATGCTGAGGTCGCAGGTGAGCGGCAACCCTTCGGCCTTCGCCGCACGCACCAGCGCCACGCCGGGCGCGCTCGAGAGGCGACACACGTGCACGCGCGCGTCGGTGGCACGCATCAGCTCGATGATGGTGAAGAGCGCGATGGTCTCCGCCGCCACCGGCACGCCAGACAGGCCCAGCCGGGTGGCGAGCGGACCGCTGGCGGCCACGCCGTGCCCGAGGTCGCGGTCCTGCGGCCGCAGCCACACGGTGTAGCCGAAGGTGCTGGCGTACAGCAGCGCGCGCTGCAGCACCTGCGTGTTGCTCAAGGGAACATCGGCCTGGCTGAAACCGATGCACCCGGCCTCGGTGAGCTCGGCCATCTCGGTCAGTACCTCGCCCTTCAGGCCACGTGTCAGCGCGCCCAGTGGGAACAGCCGGGCACTCTGCATTTTCTCGGCGCGGAACTTGAGCATCTCGACCAGGCCCGGCTCGTCGAGCACGGGATCGGTGTCGGGCGGGCAGACCAGGCTGGTCACGCCGCCGGCCGCGGCCGCGGCCATCTCGCTTTCCAGCATGCGCTCGTGCTCGTAGCCGGGCTCGCGCAAGCGCGCAGCCAGATCGACAAGGCCGGGCAAGACCAGGCAGCCTTGCGCATCGAGCGTGCGTTCGGGCTCGAAGTCGGCCGGTGTGCCGCCGATGGCGAGCACCTTGCCGTTGGCGATGGCCACGTCGGCCTGCTTGTCGAGCGCGGTGGCCGGATCGATGACCCGTCCGTTGGTGATCAGGGTTCTCATGCTTCGTTACCTGCCACGATGCTCATCACGGCCATGCGCACGGCAATTCCAAAAGTGACCTGAGGCAGGATCACGCTCTGCTGCCCGTCGACGACCGCCGAGTCGATCTCGACCCCGCGGTTGATGGGCCCCGGATGCATCACGATCGCATCGGGCTTGGCAAACTGCAGCTTCCCGGGCGTGAGGCCGTAGGTCTTGAAGAACTCCTGCGACGAGGGCAGCAGCGCCCCGCTCATGCGCTCGTTCTGGAGCCGCAGCATGATGATCACGTCGCAGTCCCGGATGCCTTCTTCGAGCGTGTGGCACACCCGCACGCCCATCTCTGCCATGTCGCGCGGCACCAGGGTCTTGGGGCCGACCACCCGGACTTCGGCGCAGCCCAGGGTGGTGAGCGCGTGGATGTCGGAGCGCGCCACGCGCGAGTGCAGCACGTCGCCCACGATCGCCACCGTGAGGTTGGCGAAATCCTTCTTGTAGTGACGGATCGTGTACATGTCGAGCAGGCCCTGGGTCGGGTGCGCGTGGCGGCCGTCGCCGGCATTCACCACATGCACGTGGGGCGCCACGTGCTGTGCGATCAGGTAGGGCGCACCCGATTCGCTGTGCCGCACGACGAACAGGTCGGCCGCCATCGCGCTCAGGTTGGCGATGGTGTCGAGCAGCGACTCGCCCTTGCTCGCGGAGGAGCGCGCGATGTCGAGATTGATCACGTCCGCCGACAGCCGCTTGGCGGCGATCTCGAAAGTGGTGCGGGTGCGCGTGGAGTTCTCGAAGAAGAGGTTGAACACGCTCTTGCCGCGCAGCAGCGGCACCTTCTTCACCTCGCGGTCGCTCACGCTGGTGAAATTGGCGGCGGTATCGAGGATCTGCGTGAGGATGGACTTGGGCAGGCCCTCGATGGACAGCAGGTGGATCAGCTCGCCGTTCTTGTTGAGTTGGGGGTTGCGTTTGTAAAGCATCAGGCTTGCTCCACCTGGAAGCTGAAAACCCCCTTGTCGTCGCGCGCAAGTGCGAGCGACTGCGCTGCCGGCAGTTCGAGCCGCGCGGCCGCGAAGTCCGCCGCCACGGGCAGCTCGCGAC
Above is a window of Variovorax sp. RA8 DNA encoding:
- a CDS encoding glycoside hydrolase family protein is translated as MQIPLTDGQKVALLSFTFNVGRGKLCGSTLVQKANAGAQPLEWCAELKR
- a CDS encoding NUDIX domain-containing protein — encoded protein: MTARLSAPHERAVLIGRFQPFHNAHHALLRKALDAASRVVVVIGSAFQARSPKNPFTWQERAEMIRLALAEADRPRLLFVPMRDHVDEERWFAEVRLAIDAALAAKGAAPATADSTVLVGHVKDATRDYLHGFEGWTLQTAERVHSASAATVRGAIFGGAKEAPEILARAVPAGTLAFLRPWMATPLHAALAQEWELLRQHDAAWSVAPYPVVLVTVDCVVKCSEHVLLIRRGHSPGKGLHALPGGFLELRETTLQSALRELEEETHLALPAAELLACLARTEVFDRPDRSQRGRTITHGHFFDLGDRHPLPAVRADDDAAAAEWIPITALLGLEDRLLDDHFQMLDHFLGLLPRPAIDA
- a CDS encoding lysophospholipid acyltransferase family protein; translation: MQSLSAFLKLIRALAHAHVGWWAIRTKFPKLSQAEREQRVQAWAARMLAIMGIRLVVQGTPPQGGPLLVVSNHVSWLDIITVHAARHVRFVSKANVQYWPLVGTLANGAGTLYIERERRRDALRVVHSMTEALSEGDVIAVFPEGTTGDGNTVLPFHANLLQAAISSGAPVQPMALRFADAATGEISLAPRYIGEDNLPTSLWKVLKAPPLLAIVRFGKPQPSWGRDRRAWALSLHADVQALWRETH
- a CDS encoding dihydroorotase, which encodes MRTLITNGRVIDPATALDKQADVAIANGKVLAIGGTPADFEPERTLDAQGCLVLPGLVDLAARLREPGYEHERMLESEMAAAAAGGVTSLVCPPDTDPVLDEPGLVEMLKFRAEKMQSARLFPLGALTRGLKGEVLTEMAELTEAGCIGFSQADVPLSNTQVLQRALLYASTFGYTVWLRPQDRDLGHGVAASGPLATRLGLSGVPVAAETIALFTIIELMRATDARVHVCRLSSAPGVALVRAAKAEGLPLTCDLSINSLHLADTDIGYFDSRARLNPPLRQQRDRDALSAALADGTIDALVSDHTPVEADAKTLPFAESEPGATGLELLLPLALQWGEQSGAGLLRAIEVVTAAPARLIGATEAGRLAPGGVADVCVVDPALEWQVLPESLRSQGKHTPFGGYALRGKPRHTLVGGRIVHG
- a CDS encoding aspartate carbamoyltransferase catalytic subunit, which gives rise to MLYKRNPQLNKNGELIHLLSIEGLPKSILTQILDTAANFTSVSDREVKKVPLLRGKSVFNLFFENSTRTRTTFEIAAKRLSADVINLDIARSSASKGESLLDTIANLSAMAADLFVVRHSESGAPYLIAQHVAPHVHVVNAGDGRHAHPTQGLLDMYTIRHYKKDFANLTVAIVGDVLHSRVARSDIHALTTLGCAEVRVVGPKTLVPRDMAEMGVRVCHTLEEGIRDCDVIIMLRLQNERMSGALLPSSQEFFKTYGLTPGKLQFAKPDAIVMHPGPINRGVEIDSAVVDGQQSVILPQVTFGIAVRMAVMSIVAGNEA